The Planktothrix serta PCC 8927 genomic interval TTTCCATTAGTTCCGCAAGAGCGATCGCAAAAGCCTTAACAACCGATGAGAATGCAAATCGATACGAACTGCTACCCGTATATATTCAAAAAGATGGGGTTTGGAAAGATCGCAAAATTGCTCAACAGGTTTTAGAGTCGGGAAAACCTCTATTCAGCAACGATGAAGTCCAACCGTCCGATCGCCTTCCCCAAACGATTAATTTATCAGAAATTGACCTTTGGTTTCCGATTTTACATGGCCCCAATGGAGAAGATGGTACGATCCAAGGATTATTAACTTTAATGCAAGTTCCTTTTGTGGGTTCTGGGGTTTTGGGGTCTGCGATGGGGATGGATAAAATTGCGATGAAAATGGCATTTTCTCAAGCAGGTTTACCCCAAGTTAAATATAAACTGGTGATGCGATCGCAAATTTATTCAAACCCTTGTATTTTCCCGAAATTATGTGATCAATTAGAAGTAGAATTAGGTTATCCTTGTTTTGTTAAACCTGCCAATTTAGGGTCATCCGTCGGGATTTCTAAAGTTAGAAACCGTCAGGAATTAGAAACGGCTTTAGATAACGCCGCTAGTTATGATCGACGGATTATTGTGGAAGCGGGAGTGATGGCTAGAGAATTAGAATGTGCGGTATTAGGAACCGATCAACCGAAAGCTTCTGTTGTTGGAGAAATTACGTTTAAGAGTGATTTCTACGATTATGAAACTAAATATACTGAAGGGAAAGCGGATTTATTTATTCCTGCAAAAGTGAGTAATGAAATTGCTAATCAAATTCAAGAGATGGCAGTTCAAGCTTTTTTAGCTGTTGATGCGGCGGGGTTAGGACGAGTTGACTTTTTTTATGTTGAACAAACCGGAGAAATTTTAATTAATGAAATTAATACCCTTCCGGGTTTTACATCTACCAGTATGTATCCCCAACTTTGGGCTGCGTCGGGCGTTTCCTTCGATGAATTAGTCCATCAATTAATCCAATTTGCCTTAGAACGGCATTCAGAAACCAAACGCGATTAAATCCTTAATTTGATCCTGTTCCCAGTTAAACGGATTCTCCGTTCAGTTATTTCCGGCTAGATTACAGAGGTTAGTTGCAGGAATGGGAATTGGTGTCTATAATAATAGGATTCCCTTTTCCCACCCTTTATTCCCTGGCTCCAATACCTTGTATTGGAACCCCCTGTCGGAGGCTATGCCTCCGACCCCCCCTTAAACCCAATCAAGCAAAACTCAATAGGTTCAATTCATTGGCCTAGGATAACAGGGACGACAAGGAGAACCAATACAAACCTGTCCAGAAGGCATACTTTTAAACACACTACTGCGCGCCCCAATTACTGAATTAGTGCCAATTTTCACCCCTGGGCCGATAAAACAATCCATCGCCACCCAAGCACCATCTTCAATTACAATCGGAGCCGTTTTTAACTTAAATGTAGGATCTTTAATATCGTGACCTCCGGTGCATAAATAACTTTTTTGGGAAATAACACAATGTTCGCCGATAATAATTTCATCTAAACTATAAAATACAACATCATCTCCAATCCAACTGTAATCACCAATGGTTACTTTCCAAGGATAGGTAAATCGGGCTGTGGGACGCAGCACAACTCCTTCACCAACTTTAGCTCCAAATAATCGTAATAATTGACAGCGAATTCCATTAAAAGGATGTAATGTTAAGGGAAAAGCGATCGCTTGAACCAACCACCACAACAACACAAACCAACCGGGTTTTCCGCGATCAAAATGGGATTGATCATATTGTCGTAAATCTACAAAGGTTGTTTTTTCTTGCAACATAAAAAATCAATGATGAACACCAGGGCTGTTGACTGTTGACTGGTAGGGGCGGGGGAACCCATTAGTGTCAACTTAAGTCATAATGCCCTGAAATAAATTTCGGGCTAAGAGCTAAAGTCATCTAAAGATGACTCAAGACTTGTCTTTTTTAACCCGTTTTAACGGGTTTAAGCTTTTAGCCTGAAATTTATTTCAAGGCTTTTGGCGTTAAGTTGACACCGATGGGGGGAACCCCGCCCCTACGACTGTTGACTGGTACGGGCGGGGGAACCCCGCCCCTACGGCTGTTTCCTGTTAAGCTGTTCCCTGTTCCCTGTTCCCTGTTAACGGTTGAACAGGTTTAGGCGTGACATTTAATTGTCCGCCAAATTTTCGCAGTTCAAACAATTTAACCCCGATTTGGTATTCGTATTGGCTGAGAAGGCGGCCATAAATATATCCCGCTTTCCCATCTAAGAATCCTAATTGGATAATATAGAATAAAATAAACCGTAACAGAGGTTTAAAGGGTAAACGAACCCAAATTTTCTTTAAAAATCGTTTGCGTTTAACCGCATCTCCAAAGAAATTAGCACCAATCGTTTTACTATCATCAGCCCCCATTAAAATATTGTAATAAACTCGTGCTTCCCAGTTAGAATAACGGTTATGACGTTCAATCCAGTGGAATAAATCTCGAAAATCTTCATGAAGCATATCATTTTTGAGATATCCCACTTGACCCGAAGACATGACAACGTGTTCATGAACTTCATTATCTCCGGTATTGGGAACATCTTCGGTTTGTAAGTTTTCATACCGTCCCAATTTGTGTTTAAATAAACGTAAATTCCAGTCAGGATATTTGCCTCCGTGACGAATCCAAGTCCCTAAAAAGAACACCCGACGATTAATATAATATCCCGTATATTCCGGGTTTTTAATCATTTCAGCAATTTCATCCCAAGATTCGGGAGTAATCCGTTCATCACAATCTACAATTAACACCCATTCATTTCTAAAGGGTAAAGTTTCTAATGACCAATTCTTCTTTTTCGGCCATCCCCCTTTGAAATAAAATTGGACAACTTTGGCATCATAATTCTCGGCGATTTCCACACTGCGATCGCTACTTTGGGAATCGACAACAAAAATCTCATCGGCTCTGGCGACACTGGATAAACAGGCGGGTAAATTGGCTTGCTCATTCTTAGCAGGAATTAGCACAGAAATGGGAAGTTTGGATGCGTTAGAGTTCATAGTTAAACTTAAAAATAGATCAAGGAATTGAACAGCCAAAAGTATTGAGGAATTGACCCCGATTGCAATTTATTTTTGAGAATTCTCTGGTTTAGATTCAGAATGAACCAAACCCGAAATTGCAGCACCCAAATAGCCAATTTGACCGTAAGCATACACGAAATTATCAAATCGTAAGGCAGGATTACCAAAATATTTAATAGTTTTGTACAACCCTCGGATAATGCGTTCCCCTCCTCGTCCCAGTTGCACAATGCCATCGCGCCCTGCTAACTGTTCCCGATAACATTCGCTAATGCCTTGCCACCATCCCCGCTCCATAAACCAAGCTCGGTTGATCCGTTCCGGTGCAACATGGTGGGCGACTAAGGCTTCAGGAATATAAGCGACTTGCCAACCTTGTTTGAGTGCGAGTTCAGTCATCTGTAATTCTTCATTAGATAATAACCTTTTTCCCACCCGACCTAAATTGATATCAAAACCGCCAATGTTCTCTAAGAAACTGCGACGGATGGAATAATTTAACCCTCTGGGGGTCAAACTCGGATTTTTAATTTCAACCCACTGGTCTCCCAAATCATACGCACCTAGATTTTTGGCTAAATTATCAGACAACCAAGGTGGGGGAGTGATCCCTTCTGGCCAAATCAATGTGACTTTCCCTCCAGCGATCGCCAGTTTCGGATGATTTTCATAAGCTGAATATAACACTCTTAACCATTGAGGCGTGGCAATGGCATCGTCATCTAAATAAGCGATAATCGGGCTTTGGGAGTTTTTCGCACCTGTATTTCGAGCAATAGATAACCCCGTTACGGGTTCATAAATATATCGGAGTTTAGGATGGGGAAGACGTGCTTCAACGACTTGACGGGTTCCATCCGTTGAAGCATTATCAACAACAATAATTTCAAAATCCGTAAAATCTTGTTGTAGTAAACTATCAATTGCTAAACCTAAATATTGTTCTCGATTGTGAGTACAAATAATCGCAGAAATTAGGAATTGTGACATAGGAATTGAGAATTACGAATTACGAATTACGAATTGTGAAAGAAGCTAGTCGGTTAACTATTAACAGTCAACAGTCAACCGTCAACCGTCAACTATGTTAACAATTGTGCGATCGCTTTTACTAAATCTTCGGGCTCAATAGGTTTAGAAAGATGCTGTTGAAATCCCGCAGCCAAAGCACGCTGTTGATTAAATTCTCCGGTGTATGCGGTTAATGCGATCGCCGGAATTTGTCCACCCGCTTCTAAGGGACGTTGGCGAATTTTGTGCATTAACATATAACCATCCATACTGGGCATTCCAATATCACAAATTAACATCAGAGGTTGAAAGTCCTCCCAAACTCGTAAGGCTTCTATTGCCGAAGATACGATTAATAGTTTTGCCCCTAATGGTTCTAAAATAACTTGGATCAAGTCTCGCATATCCTCATCATCATCAACCACCAAAATTCGTAACGCTTTTAAATCCACCCTGGTTTCTTCGGTACACTTTGAAGTCGCACAGTGTCCACAACAGCTTTCCATCACAGGTAAACGCACCGTAAACGTTGTTCCTAACCCTTCCCCTGGACTTTCTACTTTAACCGTGCCCCCATGTAGTTCACACAAATGACGGACAATGGCTAACCCTAAGCCCAAACCCCCAGATTGTCGCCTTGTTGTGCTATCTTGCTGACGAAAATATTCAAAAACATGGGGTAAAAAGTTGGGATTAATCCCTTGTCCATTATCCTGAACTTGAATTTGAACATGATGACCCACTGATTCCAAATGTACTTGTATCCATCCGCCCTCCGGTGTGAACTTCACCGCATTGGAGAGCAGATTCCACACCACCTGCTGTAACCGTTCGTCATCTCCCCAAACATAACCAATATGGGGAGAAAATACGGTTTCAATTGTAATATTTTTCGCTTCTGCTGCTAATTGGACAGTTTCTAAGGCGGCTTCTACTGTTGCTTTCAGGGGAACCGTTGCCACATTCAATGCCATTTTACCCCGCAAAATTCGAGAAACATCTAACAAATCTTCAATTAGTTGGGCTTGTAATTTAGCATTGCGTTCAATTGTTTCTAAAGCCCGGTCTCTGGTACTCGCATCAAAGATTCGAGATCGGAGTAATTTTGTCCAACCTAAAATCGGATTCAATGGCGATCGCAATTCATGGGACAAAACCGTCAAAAATTCATCCTTAATTCGATTAGCATCCTGGGCTTGTTGGTACAGTTGAATATTATCCAAAGCCAAGGCTGCTCGATAAGCTAACTCCTCAGCAAAGCTTAAATCGGCTTCGGTATAGTGACGAGGAGATTGAGCCGTTAAACAGAAAGTCACCGCCCCCAATGTGCGACCACGAGCAATTAAAGGCATCGATATCCAAGAAGTGGGTGCAACGGTATGCAGAAATTCCACCTGTTCAGGAAGGGTTGTGATGGTTTCAATCCAATCTGGAGTAATATTCGGTAACAATAAAGGCTGACCACTGGCTAAGACCTCCGCAATCGGATGATTGCTATTAAGACTCAGAACCCAGTTTTGGCACTGACTCAGTTGTTGTTGTTTGCTCGGATCACCATGATAAACAGCTAACCTGCGTAAACTGCCATCAGTTCCCGCCACATCAAAGAAACAACAATCCGCAACTACAGGAACCAGCAATTGTGCCAAATTCATTAACGTTGTCCGAGAATTTAAAGAACTAACCAACACCGAACTCGCCATTGCTAATATCTGTTCTGACTGTTCCGCCCGTTTACGGGCTGTCAAATCCATCACGGTCATCCCCACCCCCAATACGCTGCCATTGGGTAAACACACGGGATAATAATTCACTAAACTATATTGGCAGGTGTTAACCTTAGCCGTTTCCAAATTCAGAGGTTGATTGAGTAAGGGTTGTTGCGTCTCAATCACCTGGCGTAAAACCGGAGTAATTTGATCGGCCCATTCCGATAAAACCTCTGTTAGTTGTCGTCCAATTAACTCACTCAAGGGTAAACCCTGGAGTTTGGCTAAAGCTTCATTTGCGTGCAGATACCGTAAATCATGATCTAAAAAGGCAATCCCAATCGGAGAACTCGACAACAACGCCTGTAATAGAGTTTCGCTGCGATGTAAAGCTAACTCCATTTGTTTACGTTCGGTAATATTCACCGCCGCACAGGTCACACCCACCACTTGCTCCTGTTCATTCAATAAGGGCTCCACCGTTAAATCAAAATAGAAGCCTTGACCCTGCTGACTGACCCAAACTTCCTCACGGGTTCCAATTCCTGTCTTTAAAACTCCCCCTTTAATCCGAGTCAATTTTTTAGCATCTTCAACGTTAAACAAATCCGTTTCTAACACACCAATAATGTCTTCATCGGGGGGATATTTTTGTTTCGGACAATTGTAGATCCAGGTATAACGCAAATCCTGATCTTGACTAAAGACGGTAATCGGAGAATTTTTTAACGCCACCCGTAACCGTTCTTCAGTCAGGCGCCATTTGGCTTCGCAGAGCCGTTGCTGTGTTAAATCGAGAACAAAAAAAATCCCATTCTCTAACTCTGGGGAAAAGGCAGCCCCACTGATTAAAATGGGAATCCGTCGTCCAGAGGCGTGTAGATATTCTTTCTCTAGGGGTTGACAAAAACCACTGGTGCGAATTTCGGCTAAGGCTTGTTGATCTAAACCTTGATATTCAGGGGGGGTTAAGGTTTGCCAGTTGAGATCACCTGCTTCTAATTGTCCCCGACTATAGCCCAACAGATTTAATAAGGCATCATTGGCTTCTGTAATCTGACCGGATTCTTCCCAAACTCCAATGCCAACGGCATTACATTCAAAAATCCGTCGCAAACGGGCTTCACTGTGTCGTAGACCGTCTTCGGTGTGTTTGCGTGGGGTGATATCTTGGAAATAAATTATCAATCCTTCTGGACAGGGATAGGCTTTGATTTCTAGCCAAATCTGTTGGGTTTGATCGAAGGCTTCCCAGGTAATAGCCTGTTGTAAAGGGATAGGGATTTCAGGTATTGCCATCAGGGGTAAGGTTTCCCACAAGATTTTCCCTTTTAAGGTTGAGGCGGATGTTTGTAGAATTCGAGCCGCCGCCGGATTAATATAAATCAGGTGTCCTTGTGGATCTAAGACGATAAACCCATCGGTAATACTGTCGAGAATATTGATCACATCTGAGGCTATAGCCCCGAATTCCGTAGATTTTCCTTGACTTTTTTGACGTTGCCAAGTTCTGTGGGTAAAAGGTTCTTTTGCTGTTTCCGTTTGCGGTTGAGGGGATTTTGAGATGACGGACTCCGCACCATCCATCATCGTTGCTAAAACGCCAGCCACTCGCCCGGTTTCATCCCAAATCGGACTATAAAAGATGATGAAATCATCCTTCTCCCCATATCTGCGAGTATCTTTCAAAACCCGAAGCGATTGATGCCATTGCGGTTGACCCGTTTGAAACACCCGTTGAATTTCTGGACTTCTTTGTTCGGGGAGGATAGACCGACAAACCCGTATCGATTGTCCCAAGGCTTGCGGATGTTGGCTGGGTTTCAACAAGCAACGGTAAGCATCGTTATAAATCTGAATCCAGTCTTGTCCCCAAATTAATAACATGGGACAATCGGATTTTAAGAGGGTTCTGACCGCCGTGCGGAGGCTTCCGGGCCAGGTTTCCATGGCTCCGACAGAGGTTTGTGACCAATGGTATGCAGAAATTAAAGCCCCCATTTCCCCACTATTTACCAATATCTCCTCTAGGTCAGAGGGTGCGGGTTCACCAATAGGGTTAGTTTCTGGTTGGCTCAAAGATGGTGTCATTCTAATGTTATTTGCAGAACGGTATTTCCAAATGGGATAGAAACAGGTCGAGAAGGGGAGGGGGGAGAGGCAGGGGAAATCATTGATTTCTGTCAACCGTCAACCGTCAACTGTCAACAGTCCCAATAAACATCCCCCTATAGAAATAAAAATAAAATTAATACCCGTTATTATTCGTCTCTCTTAGGATAGAAATTTCTCAAAATTGAAGCCCGATTTTTAACTAGCCTAACCGGAAAACCTGATTATTATGTTCTGTCAAAAGATAGATGCAATCAATGTCAAAATCGAGAAGATAAAATTAGGGGTTAGCCTGGAAACTTGGATCTGGGGATCAACTCCCCAATGACAATTGAGTGTGAAGGGATGATGGATCAAGCCAGAAAGGAGGTTATGTGGTTAGTAGCAGAACGGTGTGGCGATTACTCAAAGAAACCTATCAAGAATGGAGTCAAGATAATGCTTCTCAATTGGCTGCTGCTTTAGCCTATTATACGGTGTTTTCTTTAGCCCCTTTATTAGTGATTGTTGTAGCAATTGCAGGATTTTTCTTAGGGGAAGAAGCAGCACGGGGGGAATTAGTCGGACAAATTCAAGGGTTAGTAGGGAAAGAAGGAGCAACAGTGATTCAAACGGCTTTAGAAAATGCCCATCGTCCAGGTCAAGGAAATGGAATTTTAGCGTCACTACTGAGTATAGGCTTTTTGATTTTTGGGGCATCGGGGGTATTTATTCAATTACAAGATTCGTTAAATACCATTTGGAATATTTCGGCTAAACCGACGAATGCAGTGGGCAGTTTTGTCAGAAAACGGGCGTTATCTTTTGCTGCTGTGATTAGTATTGGATTTTTATTATTAGTTTCGTTAACGGTTAGTGCGGTATTAACAGGATTAAGTCGATATGCGAGTGAACTTTTACCGGGAGTAGATGGTTTTTGGCACTTGCTAAATTTTGTTGTTTCTTTGGGGGTAACAACGTTATTATTTGCTTTAATTTTTAAATATTTACCGGATGTTATTATTACTTGGAATGATGTTTTAATCGGAGCAATCATTACGGCTTTACTCTTTACTGTGGGTAAATCCTTAATCGGAATGTATTTAGGAAGTAGTAGTTTTAGTTCAACTTATGGTGCGGCGGGTTCATTAGTTATTTTTCTAACTTGGATTTATTATTCAGTCCAAATTCTATTTTTTGGAGCCGAATTTACTCAAGTTTATACCCGTCATTATGGTTCTAATATTATACCCGATCGCCATGCCGAATTGAAAACTAAATAGACAAATTAACAGGCAATTGGGAACGGGTAAATAGAGATATTTTCAGTATTCTTCCTAAGATTTGGACTGATGGGAACTAACTCGACTTAACAACCATAAACTTACCGCCATTCCCACTAATTCTGCTCCCATTGCATTCACCATCGCTTGAATTGTAACCATATTAAACGGGGTGACAATAGAGCCGGGATCAAAAACAGTTGTTCCTGCAATCGGACTAAACATTTTAGACGCACCTGGGGGTAAGGTAAGCAGTCTATAGAGTAAGGTGCCGACAATCGAGAAACCTATTAAAATAATACAACTCATTCCAACTAAATTAATTACAATTCCCAGCCATAAGGCGTGAATAACTTCTGCTTTAGCGGGTCGTTGATTGGGATCTTCTAATTTACTGCCAATTCGAGTATATTGGAAACACCAATACATTGTAAAAATTAAAGCAAATAAACAGGCATATCCTAAAACAATATCTAAGGCAGAATTTTGAGCGT includes:
- a CDS encoding D-alanine--D-alanine ligase family protein, giving the protein MTKLRVGLLFGGCSGEHEVSISSARAIAKALTTDENANRYELLPVYIQKDGVWKDRKIAQQVLESGKPLFSNDEVQPSDRLPQTINLSEIDLWFPILHGPNGEDGTIQGLLTLMQVPFVGSGVLGSAMGMDKIAMKMAFSQAGLPQVKYKLVMRSQIYSNPCIFPKLCDQLEVELGYPCFVKPANLGSSVGISKVRNRQELETALDNAASYDRRIIVEAGVMARELECAVLGTDQPKASVVGEITFKSDFYDYETKYTEGKADLFIPAKVSNEIANQIQEMAVQAFLAVDAAGLGRVDFFYVEQTGEILINEINTLPGFTSTSMYPQLWAASGVSFDELVHQLIQFALERHSETKRD
- the hpsU gene encoding hormogonium polysaccharide biosynthesis acetyltransferase HpsU, with product MLQEKTTFVDLRQYDQSHFDRGKPGWFVLLWWLVQAIAFPLTLHPFNGIRCQLLRLFGAKVGEGVVLRPTARFTYPWKVTIGDYSWIGDDVVFYSLDEIIIGEHCVISQKSYLCTGGHDIKDPTFKLKTAPIVIEDGAWVAMDCFIGPGVKIGTNSVIGARSSVFKSMPSGQVCIGSPCRPCYPRPMN
- a CDS encoding glycosyltransferase family 2 protein, coding for MNSNASKLPISVLIPAKNEQANLPACLSSVARADEIFVVDSQSSDRSVEIAENYDAKVVQFYFKGGWPKKKNWSLETLPFRNEWVLIVDCDERITPESWDEIAEMIKNPEYTGYYINRRVFFLGTWIRHGGKYPDWNLRLFKHKLGRYENLQTEDVPNTGDNEVHEHVVMSSGQVGYLKNDMLHEDFRDLFHWIERHNRYSNWEARVYYNILMGADDSKTIGANFFGDAVKRKRFLKKIWVRLPFKPLLRFILFYIIQLGFLDGKAGYIYGRLLSQYEYQIGVKLFELRKFGGQLNVTPKPVQPLTGNREQGTA
- a CDS encoding glycosyltransferase, translating into MSQFLISAIICTHNREQYLGLAIDSLLQQDFTDFEIIVVDNASTDGTRQVVEARLPHPKLRYIYEPVTGLSIARNTGAKNSQSPIIAYLDDDAIATPQWLRVLYSAYENHPKLAIAGGKVTLIWPEGITPPPWLSDNLAKNLGAYDLGDQWVEIKNPSLTPRGLNYSIRRSFLENIGGFDINLGRVGKRLLSNEELQMTELALKQGWQVAYIPEALVAHHVAPERINRAWFMERGWWQGISECYREQLAGRDGIVQLGRGGERIIRGLYKTIKYFGNPALRFDNFVYAYGQIGYLGAAISGLVHSESKPENSQK
- a CDS encoding PAS domain-containing protein encodes the protein MTPSLSQPETNPIGEPAPSDLEEILVNSGEMGALISAYHWSQTSVGAMETWPGSLRTAVRTLLKSDCPMLLIWGQDWIQIYNDAYRCLLKPSQHPQALGQSIRVCRSILPEQRSPEIQRVFQTGQPQWHQSLRVLKDTRRYGEKDDFIIFYSPIWDETGRVAGVLATMMDGAESVISKSPQPQTETAKEPFTHRTWQRQKSQGKSTEFGAIASDVINILDSITDGFIVLDPQGHLIYINPAAARILQTSASTLKGKILWETLPLMAIPEIPIPLQQAITWEAFDQTQQIWLEIKAYPCPEGLIIYFQDITPRKHTEDGLRHSEARLRRIFECNAVGIGVWEESGQITEANDALLNLLGYSRGQLEAGDLNWQTLTPPEYQGLDQQALAEIRTSGFCQPLEKEYLHASGRRIPILISGAAFSPELENGIFFVLDLTQQRLCEAKWRLTEERLRVALKNSPITVFSQDQDLRYTWIYNCPKQKYPPDEDIIGVLETDLFNVEDAKKLTRIKGGVLKTGIGTREEVWVSQQGQGFYFDLTVEPLLNEQEQVVGVTCAAVNITERKQMELALHRSETLLQALLSSSPIGIAFLDHDLRYLHANEALAKLQGLPLSELIGRQLTEVLSEWADQITPVLRQVIETQQPLLNQPLNLETAKVNTCQYSLVNYYPVCLPNGSVLGVGMTVMDLTARKRAEQSEQILAMASSVLVSSLNSRTTLMNLAQLLVPVVADCCFFDVAGTDGSLRRLAVYHGDPSKQQQLSQCQNWVLSLNSNHPIAEVLASGQPLLLPNITPDWIETITTLPEQVEFLHTVAPTSWISMPLIARGRTLGAVTFCLTAQSPRHYTEADLSFAEELAYRAALALDNIQLYQQAQDANRIKDEFLTVLSHELRSPLNPILGWTKLLRSRIFDASTRDRALETIERNAKLQAQLIEDLLDVSRILRGKMALNVATVPLKATVEAALETVQLAAEAKNITIETVFSPHIGYVWGDDERLQQVVWNLLSNAVKFTPEGGWIQVHLESVGHHVQIQVQDNGQGINPNFLPHVFEYFRQQDSTTRRQSGGLGLGLAIVRHLCELHGGTVKVESPGEGLGTTFTVRLPVMESCCGHCATSKCTEETRVDLKALRILVVDDDEDMRDLIQVILEPLGAKLLIVSSAIEALRVWEDFQPLMLICDIGMPSMDGYMLMHKIRQRPLEAGGQIPAIALTAYTGEFNQQRALAAGFQQHLSKPIEPEDLVKAIAQLLT
- a CDS encoding YihY/virulence factor BrkB family protein, with amino-acid sequence MVSSRTVWRLLKETYQEWSQDNASQLAAALAYYTVFSLAPLLVIVVAIAGFFLGEEAARGELVGQIQGLVGKEGATVIQTALENAHRPGQGNGILASLLSIGFLIFGASGVFIQLQDSLNTIWNISAKPTNAVGSFVRKRALSFAAVISIGFLLLVSLTVSAVLTGLSRYASELLPGVDGFWHLLNFVVSLGVTTLLFALIFKYLPDVIITWNDVLIGAIITALLFTVGKSLIGMYLGSSSFSSTYGAAGSLVIFLTWIYYSVQILFFGAEFTQVYTRHYGSNIIPDRHAELKTK
- a CDS encoding DUF3611 family protein; the encoded protein is MIDSQDNYESGSPNIREIAQDFRRLGWVGFWIQSLLGIIPIFLLIFVLFLRPSVPSNAQNSALDIVLGYACLFALIFTMYWCFQYTRIGSKLEDPNQRPAKAEVIHALWLGIVINLVGMSCIILIGFSIVGTLLYRLLTLPPGASKMFSPIAGTTVFDPGSIVTPFNMVTIQAMVNAMGAELVGMAVSLWLLSRVSSHQSKS